In one window of Halomarina pelagica DNA:
- a CDS encoding cation:proton antiporter yields the protein MQEYIEPLARQTVLLLLVQLALILFVARALGALAERVGYPVVVGELLTGIVLGPSVLGLLAPDLFRTLFPPNATQFHLLEVVAFIGLLLLLVLTGLETDLELIRRESRTAAAISLAGIAVPFAMGFALGEWMPREFLATPDQPIVFSLFLATALSISAIPVVARVLMDLDALGRGVGQLTIVAAMVDDTIGWFLLSLVAGLARRGGFDAVGTVTTAGFLFAFLIVAFTVGQWLVTALMNSAATGSDRTTLSTIVILALGTGAITVGIGLEAVLGAYVVGILVERSGALDGRTFQAFENITIGVFAPVFFATAGLRVDLSALAEPSTAAIAAITLAVAIAGKFVGAAIGALGTGRSRWVAFTVGAGLNARGAIELVVATVGLQLGVLTIELYSIIVLVAVVTSLMAPPLLRWSLARHPEEHAPERADEVATHRH from the coding sequence ATGCAGGAGTACATCGAGCCGCTCGCGCGCCAGACGGTGTTGCTGTTGCTCGTTCAACTGGCGCTGATCCTGTTCGTCGCGCGGGCGCTCGGCGCGCTCGCGGAGCGCGTCGGGTACCCGGTCGTCGTCGGCGAGTTGCTCACCGGGATCGTCCTCGGGCCGTCCGTGCTGGGCCTGCTCGCCCCGGACCTCTTCCGGACGTTGTTCCCGCCGAACGCGACGCAGTTCCACCTCCTCGAGGTAGTCGCGTTCATCGGGTTGCTCCTGTTGCTCGTACTGACCGGTCTCGAGACGGACCTCGAACTCATCCGACGCGAGTCGAGGACGGCCGCGGCGATCTCGCTCGCGGGGATCGCCGTCCCGTTCGCGATGGGGTTCGCGCTCGGCGAGTGGATGCCACGGGAGTTCCTCGCGACGCCCGATCAGCCGATCGTGTTCAGCCTCTTTCTCGCGACGGCGCTCTCCATCTCCGCCATCCCGGTGGTCGCACGCGTGCTCATGGACCTCGACGCGCTCGGCCGCGGCGTCGGACAGCTGACGATCGTCGCCGCGATGGTGGACGACACGATCGGCTGGTTCCTGCTCTCGCTCGTGGCGGGGCTCGCCCGCAGGGGCGGATTCGACGCCGTCGGGACGGTGACGACCGCGGGGTTCCTCTTCGCGTTCCTGATCGTCGCCTTCACCGTCGGGCAGTGGCTCGTGACGGCGCTCATGAACTCGGCCGCGACCGGCTCCGACCGAACGACGCTCTCGACGATCGTGATACTCGCGCTCGGCACCGGCGCGATCACGGTGGGGATCGGCCTCGAAGCGGTCCTGGGCGCGTACGTCGTCGGAATCCTCGTCGAACGCTCGGGAGCGCTCGACGGACGGACGTTCCAGGCGTTCGAGAACATCACCATTGGGGTGTTCGCCCCCGTGTTCTTCGCCACCGCCGGCCTGCGGGTCGACCTCTCGGCGCTCGCGGAGCCGTCCACCGCGGCGATCGCGGCGATCACGCTCGCCGTCGCCATCGCCGGCAAGTTCGTCGGCGCGGCGATCGGCGCGCTCGGGACGGGACGGTCGCGCTGGGTGGCGTTCACCGTGGGGGCGGGACTGAACGCCCGCGGCGCGATCGAACTCGTCGTCGCGACGGTCGGGCTCCAACTCGGCGTGCTAACGATCGAGCTCTACTCGATCATCGTCCTCGTCGCCGTCGTCACGTCGCTGATGGCCCCGCCGTTGCTGCGGTGGTCGCTCGCCCGTCACCCGGAGGAACACGCACCTGAGCGAGCGGACGAGGTCGCGACCCACCGACACTAG
- the gcvT gene encoding glycine cleavage system aminomethyltransferase GcvT, protein MALRKPPLRDLLADRAKFTEFGGWEMPVEFDSIRTEHEAVRGSVGIFDVSHMGEIEVWGPDAAELMQRLTTNDVSRLSPGDGQYSAVTDESGVVLDDTVVYALPEAHQPDAGDAYLFVPNAGHDEEMAARWVDHRDRWDLDCTVENRTEEYAMFAVQGPDSEDLVANAAGEGVRDVSRFDVAEATVEGIDVLAARTGYTGEDGFEILCPWDGAETVWSALPCQPCGLGARDTLRIEKGFLLSGQDFDPESNPRTPYEAGIGFVVALDTDFVGRDALADATDPDERFVGLTLLDRGVPRSGYDITDGEGTVIGTVTSGTMSPTLGEPIGLGYVPREYADPGTEIGVVVRERKKDARVTETPFL, encoded by the coding sequence ATGGCCCTTCGGAAACCGCCGTTGCGCGACCTCCTCGCCGACCGCGCGAAGTTCACGGAGTTCGGCGGGTGGGAGATGCCGGTGGAGTTCGACTCCATCCGGACCGAACACGAGGCCGTCCGCGGATCCGTCGGCATCTTCGACGTCTCGCACATGGGCGAGATCGAGGTTTGGGGTCCGGACGCCGCCGAGTTGATGCAGCGGCTCACCACGAACGACGTATCGCGACTCTCACCCGGTGATGGGCAGTACTCGGCCGTCACCGACGAATCGGGCGTCGTTCTCGACGATACGGTCGTGTACGCGCTCCCCGAGGCGCATCAGCCCGACGCGGGCGACGCCTACCTCTTCGTCCCGAACGCGGGCCACGACGAGGAGATGGCGGCGCGCTGGGTCGACCACCGCGACCGGTGGGATCTCGACTGCACCGTCGAGAACCGCACCGAGGAGTACGCCATGTTCGCGGTCCAGGGCCCCGACAGCGAGGACCTCGTCGCCAACGCCGCGGGCGAGGGGGTCCGCGACGTCTCGCGGTTCGACGTCGCCGAGGCGACCGTCGAGGGGATCGACGTTCTCGCCGCGCGCACGGGTTACACGGGCGAGGACGGCTTCGAGATCCTCTGTCCGTGGGACGGGGCGGAGACGGTCTGGTCCGCGCTCCCCTGCCAGCCCTGCGGTCTCGGCGCGCGGGACACGCTCCGCATCGAGAAGGGGTTCCTGCTCTCCGGGCAGGACTTCGACCCCGAGTCGAACCCGCGGACGCCCTACGAGGCGGGCATCGGCTTCGTCGTCGCGCTCGACACGGACTTCGTCGGTCGCGACGCGCTCGCCGACGCGACCGACCCCGACGAGCGCTTCGTCGGGTTGACGCTCCTCGATCGGGGTGTCCCGCGGAGCGGCTACGACATCACCGACGGGGAGGGGACCGTCATCGGGACGGTCACCAGCGGTACGATGAGTCCCACGCTCGGCGAACCGATCGGCCTCGGGTACGTCCCGCGCGAGTACGCCGACCCGGGCACGGAGATCGGGGTCGTCGTCCGCGAACGAAAGAAAGACGCACGCGTCACCGAAACACCGTTCCTATGA
- the gcvH gene encoding glycine cleavage system protein GcvH — protein sequence MSFEIPDDLYYLETHEWARIEDGTARIGITDFAQDELGDVVFVELPDEGDELEQEAQFGVIESIKAVSDLYAPLSGTVSAVNEDLFDAPELVNEDPFGDGWMLELEGVDEDELDALLTPEEYEEQIA from the coding sequence ATGAGCTTCGAGATACCCGACGACCTGTACTACCTGGAAACGCACGAGTGGGCGCGCATCGAGGACGGCACCGCTCGAATCGGCATTACCGACTTCGCGCAGGACGAGCTGGGCGACGTGGTGTTCGTCGAACTCCCCGACGAGGGCGACGAACTCGAACAGGAGGCGCAGTTCGGCGTCATCGAGTCCATCAAGGCCGTCTCCGACCTCTACGCGCCGCTCTCGGGCACCGTGAGCGCCGTCAACGAGGACCTGTTCGACGCGCCCGAACTCGTCAACGAGGACCCCTTCGGCGACGGCTGGATGCTCGAACTGGAGGGCGTAGACGAGGACGAACTCGACGCGCTCCTCACGCCCGAGGAGTACGAAGAGCAGATCGCCTGA
- a CDS encoding DHH family phosphoesterase codes for MGYAQQLVDTLDGVDSLLVVCHDNPDPDCISSALALETIARAVGVGEVRTAYSEEISHQENLAFINLLDIDLEEAEELHPDEFERIALVGHAEPGAYDDLPVETVPDIVIDHRPCDEPGDVSFTDCRTGYATTAAILVEYLRTLDIVPSERLASALLFALHRERLDHVRNPTANEYAAGAYVRPHADVELVERMYGAAFSPTTLDAIGEAIRNREVRGSVLVTSAGITTETDALPQAARYLLNLEGVRTVLVFGIVEDTIRMSIRSTDPRVNAGEVARRAFDDVGDAGGYRDMAGGEIPLGLFADAADDAVVLRYAAEQVSDRFFEEMHLYDED; via the coding sequence GTGGGCTACGCACAGCAACTCGTCGACACGCTCGACGGGGTCGACTCCCTGTTGGTGGTGTGCCACGACAACCCCGACCCCGATTGTATCTCGAGTGCGCTAGCGCTCGAGACCATCGCCCGCGCGGTCGGCGTCGGAGAGGTCCGGACGGCCTACAGCGAGGAGATCTCCCACCAGGAGAACCTGGCGTTCATCAACCTCCTCGACATCGACCTCGAGGAGGCGGAGGAGCTACACCCGGACGAGTTCGAGCGGATCGCGCTGGTCGGACACGCCGAACCGGGGGCCTACGACGACCTGCCGGTCGAGACGGTCCCCGACATCGTCATCGACCACCGACCGTGCGACGAGCCCGGAGACGTCTCGTTCACCGACTGTCGCACCGGCTACGCGACGACGGCGGCCATCCTCGTCGAGTACCTCCGAACCCTCGACATCGTCCCCTCCGAGCGCCTCGCCTCCGCGCTCCTGTTCGCCCTCCACCGGGAGCGGCTCGATCACGTCCGGAACCCGACCGCCAACGAGTACGCCGCGGGGGCCTACGTCCGGCCGCACGCCGACGTGGAACTCGTCGAACGGATGTACGGGGCGGCGTTCAGCCCGACGACGCTCGACGCGATCGGCGAGGCCATCCGCAACCGCGAGGTCAGGGGGTCGGTGCTCGTCACCTCGGCCGGCATCACGACCGAGACGGACGCCCTCCCGCAGGCGGCGCGCTACCTGCTGAACCTCGAGGGCGTCCGCACCGTGCTCGTCTTCGGCATCGTCGAGGACACCATCCGGATGAGCATCCGCTCCACGGACCCCCGCGTCAACGCGGGCGAGGTCGCCCGCCGGGCGTTCGACGACGTGGGGGACGCAGGCGGCTACCGCGACATGGCCGGCGGCGAGATCCCCCTCGGACTCTTCGCCGACGCCGCGGACGACGCCGTCGTCCTCCGCTACGCCGCCGAACAGGTGAGCGACCGCTTCTTCGAGGAGATGCACCTCTACGACGAAGACTGA